The following are encoded in a window of Phycisphaerae bacterium genomic DNA:
- a CDS encoding SPFH domain-containing protein, translated as MSAEYPRRTVNGWGMLGFLLVATLGLAALLVYATVEAAKAPRELYASAVALLVAYVLGLGVVAILWAGFFTLQPNEGAVLLLFGAYRGTSRRDGLQWANPFYKKLKISLRARNLNGDKLKVNDQRGNPIEIAAVVVWRVQDTAQAFFDVDRYENYVSVQSESAVRHLASKYPYDSSADHELSLRGSMDEVSRDLQGELQERLSKAGVVVEEARLSHLAYAPEIAGAMLRRQQAEAVVAARTRIVEGAVGMVETALQQLEQHKTVELDDERKAAMVSNLLVVLCGEQAAQPVVNTGTLYT; from the coding sequence ATGTCTGCCGAATACCCGCGTCGAACGGTCAATGGATGGGGGATGCTCGGATTCCTGCTTGTTGCCACGCTGGGGCTGGCCGCACTCTTGGTCTACGCGACCGTCGAGGCCGCGAAAGCACCACGGGAGCTCTATGCCTCGGCCGTCGCGTTGCTCGTCGCGTATGTGCTCGGCCTGGGTGTCGTCGCGATTCTCTGGGCCGGTTTCTTCACGTTGCAGCCGAACGAAGGTGCAGTGCTTCTGCTTTTTGGGGCATACCGGGGCACATCGCGCCGAGATGGGTTGCAGTGGGCCAACCCGTTCTATAAGAAACTCAAGATCTCGCTGAGAGCTCGAAACCTCAACGGCGATAAGCTGAAAGTCAACGATCAACGCGGCAATCCCATCGAGATCGCCGCGGTCGTGGTCTGGCGCGTTCAGGACACCGCCCAAGCCTTTTTTGACGTCGATCGGTATGAGAACTACGTATCAGTCCAGAGCGAATCGGCGGTCCGGCACCTGGCCAGTAAGTACCCGTATGATTCATCGGCCGATCACGAACTGTCGCTGCGCGGCAGCATGGACGAGGTTTCTCGTGATCTGCAGGGGGAGCTCCAGGAGAGGCTGTCGAAGGCTGGTGTGGTCGTTGAGGAAGCTCGCCTGAGCCATCTGGCGTATGCCCCGGAGATTGCGGGGGCCATGCTGCGGCGGCAGCAGGCGGAGGCGGTTGTGGCCGCGCGAACGAGGATCGTTGAGGGTGCCGTGGGCATGGTGGAGACGGCGCTGCAGCAGCTCGAGCAGCACAAGACCGTTGAACTGGACGACGAGCGCAAGGCCGCGATGGTCAGCAACCTGCTGGTAGTGCTGTGTGGCGAGCAGGCGGCGCAGCCCGTCGTGAACACGGGTACGCTCTACACCTGA
- a CDS encoding ATP-dependent Clp protease adaptor ClpS: MSEQDKKQSGGDEGTCNAVPVKPRRERLPRQSPPRVLPPWKVILHNDDVNEMNRVVEVICLLTRLNRQEAAARMEEAHKTGAALLLVTHRERAELYVEQFATYNLTVTAEPEVG; this comes from the coding sequence ATGTCAGAGCAGGACAAGAAGCAATCGGGAGGCGACGAAGGCACCTGCAATGCGGTGCCTGTGAAACCTCGAAGAGAGCGACTACCCCGGCAGTCGCCGCCTCGGGTTCTTCCCCCGTGGAAGGTGATCCTTCACAACGACGATGTCAACGAGATGAACAGGGTTGTGGAGGTTATCTGTCTGTTGACCCGATTGAACCGGCAGGAAGCCGCCGCACGCATGGAGGAGGCCCACAAGACCGGCGCGGCGCTGTTACTGGTTACCCACCGGGAGCGAGCTGAGCTCTATGTAGAACAATTCGCCACCTACAACCTTACGGTCACGGCGGAGCCCGAAGTCGGCTGA